From the genome of Trueperaceae bacterium, one region includes:
- a CDS encoding SPFH domain-containing protein, with amino-acid sequence MDEFAQLTSKRRTPGQTSNRLILVGLVVVVAAILIFSSMFTVDQGYRGVVLRLGAFERIAQPGLGFKMPLVDKVVMVRVQTNSKVYDRMETYSRDQQLAELRVSVTYRLVPEMVHEVYAQFGSEDGVVSRLIDRRVNELVRTVFGQFNAVEAIQQRSSLNQKVADAVMSVIDPNIVVIESVQVEDIAFSSAYEQSVEARMMAEVEVQRRTQELEQQRIQAQIVVTQAQGAADARVAEAKAQAEATRLAGDAEASAIRAKGEALRDNPELVALVTAEAWNGVLPSTMLPGGTLPFISVGE; translated from the coding sequence GTGGACGAATTCGCGCAACTCACCAGCAAGCGCCGGACCCCTGGCCAGACTTCCAACCGCCTCATCCTGGTAGGCCTGGTGGTGGTCGTGGCAGCCATCCTGATCTTCTCGAGCATGTTCACCGTCGACCAGGGCTATCGCGGCGTGGTGCTGCGCCTCGGCGCGTTCGAGCGCATCGCGCAGCCCGGCCTCGGCTTCAAGATGCCGCTCGTGGACAAGGTCGTGATGGTGCGCGTGCAGACCAACTCGAAGGTCTACGACCGCATGGAGACCTACTCACGCGACCAGCAGCTCGCCGAGCTGCGCGTGTCCGTCACCTACCGGCTCGTGCCCGAGATGGTGCACGAGGTCTACGCCCAGTTCGGCAGTGAGGACGGGGTCGTGTCGCGCCTCATCGACCGGCGCGTCAACGAGCTGGTGCGGACCGTGTTCGGCCAGTTCAACGCCGTCGAGGCCATCCAGCAGCGGAGCTCGCTCAACCAGAAGGTGGCCGACGCCGTGATGAGCGTCATAGATCCGAACATCGTCGTGATCGAGTCGGTGCAGGTCGAGGACATCGCGTTCAGTTCGGCATACGAGCAGTCGGTCGAGGCGCGCATGATGGCCGAGGTCGAGGTGCAGCGCCGCACGCAGGAGCTCGAGCAGCAGCGCATCCAGGCGCAGATCGTCGTCACTCAGGCGCAGGGCGCCGCCGATGCCAGGGTGGCGGAAGCCAAGGCCCAGGCCGAGGCCACGCGCTTGGCCGGCGACGCGGAGGCGAGCGCCATCCGCGCGAAGGGTGAGGCGCTGCGCGACAACCCGGAGCTCGTCGCCCTCGTGACGGCCGAGGCCTGGAACGGCGTCCTCCCCAGCACGATGCTTCCGGGCGGGACGCTGCCGTTCATCTCGGTCGGGGAGTAA
- a CDS encoding LapA family protein: protein MKSVRIIRLILLVALAAYLWLFHTANRQQVELPVFQSFLPPLPVAYVVGFALVFGWLVGFLPARIAAWQRSREVTRLRARVAELESQARPPLSERATAVRAGPPATYPATEPDVPVIPDRGNPFHEVPVSDDEAG, encoded by the coding sequence GTGAAGAGCGTCCGCATCATCAGACTCATCCTGCTGGTCGCGCTGGCCGCGTACCTGTGGCTCTTCCACACCGCGAACAGGCAGCAAGTGGAGCTGCCCGTCTTCCAGAGCTTCCTGCCGCCGCTGCCGGTCGCCTACGTCGTCGGCTTCGCCCTCGTGTTCGGGTGGCTCGTCGGGTTCCTGCCCGCTCGCATCGCTGCGTGGCAACGTTCACGCGAGGTGACGAGGCTCCGCGCCCGCGTCGCCGAGCTCGAGAGCCAGGCCAGACCGCCCCTCTCGGAACGCGCCACCGCGGTCCGCGCCGGTCCTCCCGCCACCTATCCGGCCACCGAGCCGGACGTGCCCGTCATCCCCGATCGCGGCAACCCGTTCCATGAGGTCCCGGTAAGCGACGACGAAGCCGGCTGA
- a CDS encoding metallophosphatase family protein: MDDVGSSDVGRLAVIADIHGNIPALEAVLADLGRFEVDAVVCLGDVANGGPEPAAALARLRRLNAPTALGNTDASLLAPRTPADLPTPPPPGWEEHLEVEAWCAAQLGEAEKDYIRTFHPYLELTLAGLRVVAYHGSPKRFDDHVRSFTPDERLAELLDDTPAEIYLGAHTHEQFAKRYRGSIVMNPGSVGMAVRLTAAGEGWYPAAAEYALVNVLGGQPSVHLRKVAYDLGRLQGAVKRSGMPHGDAYLARFFRSAAVSHQS; this comes from the coding sequence ATGGACGACGTGGGCTCTTCGGACGTAGGTCGCCTGGCGGTCATCGCCGACATCCACGGCAACATCCCCGCCCTGGAGGCCGTCCTCGCGGACCTGGGCAGGTTCGAGGTCGATGCCGTCGTCTGCCTCGGCGACGTCGCTAACGGCGGGCCGGAGCCGGCGGCTGCCTTGGCGCGGCTGCGGCGCCTGAACGCCCCTACCGCGCTCGGCAACACCGACGCTTCGCTCCTGGCCCCTCGCACCCCGGCCGACCTGCCGACGCCCCCACCGCCCGGTTGGGAGGAGCATCTGGAGGTCGAGGCCTGGTGCGCCGCGCAACTGGGCGAGGCGGAGAAGGACTACATCCGCACGTTCCACCCGTACCTCGAGCTCACCCTGGCCGGGCTTCGGGTCGTCGCCTACCACGGTTCGCCCAAGCGCTTCGACGATCACGTCCGGTCCTTCACGCCGGACGAGCGCCTCGCCGAACTCCTCGACGACACGCCTGCCGAGATCTACCTCGGCGCCCACACCCACGAGCAGTTCGCCAAGCGTTACCGAGGCTCCATAGTCATGAACCCGGGCAGCGTCGGCATGGCCGTGAGGCTCACGGCAGCGGGCGAGGGTTGGTACCCGGCGGCCGCGGAGTACGCGCTCGTCAACGTCCTCGGAGGCCAGCCAAGCGTGCATCTGCGCAAGGTCGCCTACGACCTTGGGCGCCTGCAAGGGGCGGTGAAACGGTCAGGCATGCCGCACGGCGACGCCTACCTGGCGAGGTTCTTTCGGAGCGCAGCCGTTTCTCATCAGTCTTAA
- a CDS encoding DHH family phosphoesterase: MRSGVPAVRWSVRPPAPPSAVAALSRALQVPPALAAVLWSRGLRDAAPDHLDPKLVLSPNPTLPLAAERLARAVRAGERILIHGDYDADGISGTATLLLGLRELGAAAAAFIPDRLTDGYGIHPDRVPEHAERADLFITVDCGVTNLAEIAGLQAAGVEVIVTDHHTPGSALPDCLVVHPGLSPAAGHGLPELTGAGVAFHLLWAVRDLLGLDPPLEYADLATLGTIADVAPLLGQNRALIKEGLARMADSRWPGIRASVALAKLSEPVSAREVAFVLAPRLNAAGRLGEADAGLELLTTASERRAAELATYLDARNGERRRIQDAMFEEALGKADPEAPALVLEDPGWHPGVMGIVASKLLERYYLPVYIAAAGKGSVRSTPGISAVAGLRAASAHLLRYGGHRQAAGFALDMANFGAFQTAIYAYARVFPRPVPEVVTDAILCGEEIEGGLWRSVQELEPFGEGHPAPLFALSDGLEAARAVGKDGNTLQLRIGGVRGVGWRMGDLAESLPVGGLVNAAVTLEESEFRDKRTLEFRATAVRAAAPLPLAVAEEEPPDTATRAPDVRRLPVKGVHAAGSYVLTDVGPDPVATLESAARGGGEVVMALTPDALHALERTAKEYPTVAELRRGLSALKRGAALPFLEPKAGRIRTALDELGLLDDHGRAVRLAPGTRVSPYESASLMDGLVRRYRLRTFVHAYRHLDDGGFAFTLARLFGPEAAPASDIYLPDVEQPVESTGSH; encoded by the coding sequence ATGCGCTCCGGCGTCCCAGCGGTGCGCTGGTCCGTAAGGCCACCCGCACCGCCTAGCGCCGTCGCGGCGCTGAGCCGCGCCCTGCAGGTGCCGCCTGCGCTCGCCGCCGTCCTCTGGTCGCGCGGCCTGCGAGACGCCGCCCCTGACCATCTCGACCCCAAGCTGGTCCTGAGCCCCAACCCGACGCTCCCGCTGGCGGCTGAGCGCCTGGCCCGAGCCGTCCGCGCTGGCGAGCGCATCCTGATCCATGGCGACTACGACGCCGACGGCATCAGTGGCACGGCGACGCTGCTCCTCGGCCTGCGCGAGCTCGGCGCGGCGGCGGCGGCCTTCATCCCCGACCGCCTCACGGACGGCTACGGCATCCACCCGGACAGGGTGCCGGAGCACGCCGAGCGGGCCGACCTCTTCATCACGGTGGACTGCGGCGTCACCAACCTGGCCGAGATCGCCGGCCTGCAGGCGGCCGGCGTCGAAGTGATCGTCACCGACCACCACACGCCCGGCAGCGCCCTGCCCGACTGCCTCGTCGTCCACCCCGGCCTCTCACCCGCGGCCGGTCACGGGTTGCCGGAGCTGACCGGCGCCGGCGTCGCCTTCCACCTCCTCTGGGCCGTGCGCGACCTGCTCGGCCTCGACCCTCCCCTCGAGTACGCCGACCTCGCCACGCTCGGCACGATCGCGGACGTAGCACCCCTCCTCGGCCAGAACCGGGCGCTGATCAAGGAAGGGCTCGCGCGCATGGCGGATTCGCGCTGGCCTGGCATCCGCGCGAGCGTCGCGCTGGCGAAGCTCTCCGAGCCCGTGAGCGCCCGCGAGGTCGCCTTCGTCCTCGCGCCACGCCTCAACGCCGCCGGCCGGCTGGGTGAGGCCGACGCGGGGTTGGAGCTCCTCACCACCGCCTCAGAGCGCCGCGCCGCGGAGCTCGCCACCTACCTGGACGCTCGCAACGGCGAGCGCCGCCGCATCCAGGACGCCATGTTCGAGGAAGCCTTGGGCAAGGCCGACCCGGAAGCGCCGGCCCTGGTCCTGGAGGACCCGGGCTGGCACCCGGGTGTGATGGGCATCGTCGCAAGCAAGCTGCTCGAGCGCTACTACCTGCCCGTCTACATAGCCGCGGCCGGCAAGGGCAGCGTGCGCTCCACCCCTGGCATCTCCGCCGTGGCGGGGCTCCGCGCCGCCTCCGCGCACCTCCTCAGGTACGGGGGGCACAGGCAGGCGGCGGGCTTCGCGCTCGACATGGCGAACTTCGGGGCGTTCCAGACGGCCATCTACGCCTACGCGCGGGTCTTCCCCCGGCCCGTGCCCGAGGTCGTGACGGACGCCATCCTCTGCGGCGAGGAGATCGAGGGCGGCCTCTGGCGCTCGGTGCAGGAACTCGAGCCGTTCGGCGAGGGTCACCCCGCGCCCCTCTTCGCGTTGTCCGACGGCCTGGAGGCCGCGCGTGCGGTCGGTAAGGACGGGAACACGCTGCAGCTCAGGATCGGCGGGGTGAGGGGGGTCGGCTGGCGCATGGGCGACCTGGCAGAGAGCCTGCCGGTAGGCGGACTGGTCAACGCGGCGGTGACGCTGGAGGAGAGCGAGTTCCGCGACAAGCGGACCCTCGAGTTCCGGGCCACCGCCGTACGCGCCGCGGCCCCCCTGCCCCTTGCGGTAGCCGAGGAAGAGCCGCCGGATACGGCCACTCGGGCGCCCGACGTGCGACGGTTACCGGTGAAGGGCGTCCACGCCGCCGGCTCTTACGTCCTCACCGATGTCGGTCCCGATCCGGTCGCCACGCTGGAGAGCGCGGCGCGTGGCGGCGGCGAGGTCGTCATGGCCCTCACGCCCGACGCCCTGCACGCCCTGGAACGTACAGCCAAGGAGTACCCGACCGTCGCCGAGTTGAGACGCGGCTTGAGCGCGCTCAAGCGCGGGGCCGCCCTCCCCTTCCTGGAGCCGAAGGCGGGGCGCATCAGGACGGCCCTCGACGAGCTCGGACTGCTCGACGACCACGGGCGCGCGGTCCGCCTTGCCCCGGGCACGCGCGTGTCGCCGTACGAATCGGCGAGCCTCATGGACGGCCTGGTGCGCAGGTACCGGCTACGCACGTTCGTGCACGCCTACCGGCATCTCGATGACGGGGGGTTCGCGTTTACTCTCGCGCGCCTGTTCGGCCCCGAGGCCGCGCCGGCGAGCGACATATACTTGCCCGATGTCGAGCAGCCCGTGGAGAGCACCGGAAGCCACTGA
- a CDS encoding 30S ribosomal protein S1 → MDENANPAAGSPAPGTVSAPEESPNQASAASADQGVGTQADNTSTVQGSSSETATPASADAEITMEDVLAASDEQLARKPVHRGMITTGQVIMLAQEGIVVDVGAKIEGMLPYNQLFEHESNAEEAAKYFKPGDDIQVYVIRSDIPNSTITLSKKRADQERAWNLLQDIHENGKPVEVEIVEKVRGGLVASLGVRAFLPASQVDIRRVNDLAPYVGRRMKVKIIELNRRRNRVIISRRSILQDEISHLKEDTLKKLEPGARLEGEVVEITDFGVFVNLGGVDGLVHRSELTHGRFSHPRDVVKLGDKVRVEVLDMDLERERINLSMKKLVSNPWENVLAHYNIGQRITGTVTNLTPFGAFVEIEPGLEGLIHVSEMSWTKRIRHPKEALDEGDQVEAMILKIDMQQQRISLGLRQTQPDPWSSLPDRFPPGTEVTGPITGITDFGVFMEIEEGIEGLVHISELSHDHIENINDHFKKGDEITAVILNIDPVEQRASLSRKRMLPFTPENAAEFGGNAPAGGQGRGGMPQAGPAAGGNRGRRGRRSRDIDYDYSYVADAASTKNTTKLGDVYADLFAQFGLGDTKSEAEEAPAKPAKAEAPAKAEKAEPAAKPAPSVKAEEPVDPENAIDAAEAAALLTAAFRQGKRPAAQAAESADAADVADADVADAADVESFAEGDDSEDGTEA, encoded by the coding sequence ATGGATGAAAACGCAAACCCCGCCGCGGGGAGCCCTGCCCCAGGCACCGTCTCAGCCCCGGAAGAGAGCCCGAACCAGGCTTCAGCCGCGTCCGCCGACCAGGGTGTAGGCACGCAGGCTGACAACACGAGCACCGTTCAAGGGTCTTCCTCCGAGACTGCAACCCCCGCTTCGGCAGACGCCGAGATCACCATGGAAGACGTGCTCGCGGCCAGCGACGAACAGCTGGCGCGCAAGCCCGTCCACCGCGGCATGATCACGACCGGCCAGGTCATCATGCTCGCTCAGGAAGGCATCGTCGTCGACGTCGGCGCGAAGATCGAGGGCATGCTGCCCTACAACCAGCTCTTCGAGCACGAGTCGAACGCCGAGGAAGCCGCCAAGTACTTCAAGCCCGGCGACGACATCCAGGTGTACGTCATCCGCTCGGACATCCCCAACAGCACGATCACGCTGTCCAAGAAGCGCGCCGATCAGGAACGCGCCTGGAACCTCCTCCAGGACATCCATGAGAACGGCAAGCCGGTCGAGGTCGAGATCGTCGAGAAGGTCCGCGGCGGCCTCGTCGCCAGCCTCGGCGTCCGCGCCTTCCTGCCGGCGAGCCAGGTCGACATCCGCAGGGTCAACGACCTCGCGCCGTACGTCGGCCGCCGCATGAAGGTCAAGATCATCGAGCTCAACCGCCGGCGCAACCGCGTCATCATCTCGCGGCGCTCGATCCTCCAGGACGAGATCTCCCACCTGAAGGAAGACACGCTCAAGAAGCTCGAGCCCGGCGCCCGCCTCGAAGGCGAGGTCGTCGAGATCACGGACTTCGGCGTGTTCGTCAACCTCGGCGGCGTGGACGGCCTCGTCCACCGCTCCGAGCTGACGCACGGCCGCTTCAGCCACCCGCGCGACGTCGTAAAGCTCGGCGACAAGGTGCGCGTCGAGGTCCTCGACATGGACCTCGAGCGCGAGCGCATCAACCTCTCCATGAAGAAGCTCGTCTCCAACCCGTGGGAGAACGTGCTGGCCCACTACAACATCGGCCAGCGCATCACGGGCACGGTGACGAACCTCACCCCGTTCGGCGCCTTCGTCGAGATCGAGCCCGGGCTCGAGGGACTCATCCACGTCAGCGAGATGAGCTGGACGAAGCGCATCCGCCACCCCAAGGAAGCCCTCGACGAAGGCGACCAGGTGGAAGCGATGATCCTCAAGATCGACATGCAGCAGCAGCGCATCTCGCTCGGTCTACGCCAGACCCAGCCCGATCCGTGGAGCAGCCTGCCGGATCGCTTCCCGCCGGGTACGGAAGTCACGGGCCCCATCACGGGCATCACGGACTTCGGCGTGTTCATGGAGATCGAAGAGGGCATCGAAGGCCTGGTGCACATCTCCGAGCTCTCTCACGACCACATCGAGAACATCAACGACCACTTCAAGAAGGGCGACGAGATCACCGCGGTCATCCTCAACATCGACCCGGTCGAGCAGCGCGCCAGCCTCTCTCGCAAGCGCATGCTCCCCTTCACGCCGGAGAACGCGGCCGAGTTCGGCGGCAACGCTCCCGCCGGCGGCCAAGGCCGTGGCGGCATGCCACAGGCCGGCCCCGCCGCTGGTGGCAACCGCGGTCGCCGCGGTCGCCGTAGCCGCGACATCGACTACGACTACAGCTACGTCGCGGACGCCGCCTCGACCAAGAACACGACGAAGCTCGGTGACGTCTACGCCGACCTCTTCGCGCAGTTCGGCCTGGGCGACACCAAGTCCGAAGCCGAGGAAGCGCCCGCCAAGCCGGCCAAGGCCGAGGCTCCTGCCAAGGCCGAGAAGGCCGAGCCCGCCGCCAAGCCGGCGCCGAGCGTGAAGGCCGAGGAGCCCGTCGATCCCGAGAACGCCATCGACGCGGCCGAGGCGGCCGCCCTGCTCACGGCCGCCTTCAGGCAGGGCAAGCGCCCCGCCGCGCAGGCCGCCGAGAGCGCGGACGCCGCCGATGTGGCCGACGCGGACGTAGCGGACGCCGCCGACGTCGAGAGCTTCGCCGAGGGCGACGACTCCGAGGACGGCACCGAAGCCTAA
- a CDS encoding LemA family protein, with amino-acid sequence MGGLIVLIVLAALIFYAVSIYNRIVAYEKRYQNAWSQIDVQLKRRADLIPNLVETVKGYAAHESTVFEEVTRARAALMNAQGVNQSAEAANAMSAALGRLFAVAEAYPELKANENFRLLQEELSGVENKIAYARQFYNDAVMQYNTLIETVPAVFLAGPMGKKPAVFLEIPEGDKAVPQVSFGSAPSTGA; translated from the coding sequence ATGGGAGGCCTCATCGTCCTGATCGTCCTGGCCGCGCTCATCTTCTACGCGGTCTCGATCTACAACCGGATAGTCGCTTACGAGAAGCGTTACCAGAACGCTTGGAGCCAGATAGACGTCCAGCTCAAGCGCCGCGCCGACCTCATCCCCAACCTCGTCGAGACGGTCAAGGGTTACGCCGCGCACGAGAGCACGGTGTTCGAGGAAGTCACCAGGGCGCGCGCCGCCCTAATGAACGCGCAGGGCGTCAACCAGTCGGCCGAGGCCGCCAACGCGATGTCGGCCGCCCTCGGGCGGCTCTTCGCCGTGGCGGAGGCGTACCCGGAGCTCAAGGCCAACGAGAACTTCAGGCTGCTGCAGGAGGAGCTCTCCGGCGTCGAGAACAAGATCGCCTACGCGCGGCAGTTCTACAACGACGCGGTCATGCAGTACAACACGCTCATCGAGACCGTCCCCGCCGTGTTCCTCGCCGGCCCCATGGGCAAGAAGCCCGCCGTGTTCCTCGAGATCCCCGAGGGCGACAAGGCCGTTCCGCAGGTCTCGTTCGGCAGCGCTCCGAGCACGGGGGCCTGA
- a CDS encoding M48 family metallopeptidase, producing MSDQVRQLGEQFTVPGTGRKINLLDYQAANKRSTWLLALFTVLLLAAAAYLLAQAVDPGSALFFIGVAGALGFGQAAVGFWFSDQIALAASGARVATVDEHRYLVNVAEAVAIGAGVPMPKVYVIDSPAPNAFATGRDPQHASIAVTSGLLQLLDRQELEGVVAHELAHVRNYDIRFMSMLVATLGALLVLRDMVLRWGMYGGLGGGRGSSRRDSRGGGNGMGQGIALILLVVLLVIGPIVGTLVRLAVSRGREYLADATGAYITRNPEGLAMALEKLAGYSGQRLEVSEGVRHMFFVNPAMHMGGGGEAGIFSTHPPIAERIRRLRNM from the coding sequence ATGAGCGATCAGGTCAGGCAGCTGGGCGAGCAGTTCACGGTGCCCGGCACGGGCCGCAAGATCAACCTGCTCGACTACCAGGCGGCCAACAAGCGCAGCACGTGGCTGCTCGCGCTCTTCACGGTCCTGCTGTTGGCGGCGGCGGCCTACCTCCTCGCCCAGGCCGTCGACCCCGGGTCTGCGCTGTTCTTCATAGGTGTGGCCGGAGCGCTCGGGTTCGGGCAGGCGGCCGTCGGCTTCTGGTTCTCGGACCAGATAGCCCTGGCGGCGTCGGGTGCACGCGTGGCGACGGTCGACGAGCACCGCTACCTCGTCAACGTGGCGGAGGCCGTCGCGATCGGCGCCGGCGTGCCCATGCCCAAGGTGTACGTCATCGACTCACCAGCGCCCAACGCGTTCGCCACGGGCCGCGACCCGCAGCACGCCTCCATCGCTGTCACCTCGGGGCTGCTCCAGCTCCTGGACAGGCAAGAGCTGGAGGGCGTGGTCGCCCACGAGCTGGCCCACGTGCGCAACTACGACATCCGGTTCATGTCGATGCTCGTTGCGACTCTCGGGGCGCTGCTCGTCCTCAGGGACATGGTCTTGCGGTGGGGCATGTACGGCGGCCTCGGCGGCGGGCGCGGCTCCTCGCGGCGCGACAGCCGCGGGGGCGGCAACGGTATGGGGCAGGGCATAGCGTTGATCCTGCTCGTCGTGCTCCTCGTGATCGGGCCGATCGTAGGCACGCTCGTGCGCCTGGCCGTGAGCCGAGGCCGGGAGTACCTGGCGGACGCCACGGGGGCGTACATAACCCGCAACCCGGAGGGTCTCGCCATGGCGCTCGAGAAGCTGGCCGGCTACTCCGGCCAGCGCCTCGAGGTGAGCGAGGGCGTGCGGCACATGTTCTTCGTGAATCCGGCCATGCATATGGGCGGGGGCGGAGAAGCCGGTATCTTCTCCACGCACCCGCCCATCGCGGAGCGCATCAGGCGCCTCAGGAACATGTGA
- the mnmA gene encoding tRNA 2-thiouridine(34) synthase MnmA, which yields MELAAPPSPQPVAPRPVKVMAAMSGGVDSSVAAAILTERGYEVVGSMLRFWPDDKPTGAFDLCCSPDAAYDARRIADGLDVPFYLLDFRDTFQEIVIDPFVPTYEAGSTPNPCVWCNRHIKFGAFVARAQALGCEFMATGHFVRRVDGAHGPELHRGLDDDKDQTYFLWALPRGILKYLLFPLGELTKAQVRAMAAERSMRTAQKKSSSGLCFVPTTVKAYLDEATKARPGPIVDASDGHAVVGEHRGVVYYTIGQKKGLGLYKSHVERYVIDLLAETNEVVVGTREMCRWRGLEANRRNFLTPDEHMPRRVEAQVRYRQKPEPATLTLLDGDAFRLDFDDPQFAVAKGQSAVIYVGDRLLGGGVITARSV from the coding sequence GTGGAACTCGCCGCCCCGCCATCGCCGCAGCCGGTCGCTCCCAGACCCGTCAAGGTCATGGCGGCGATGTCCGGGGGCGTCGACTCGTCGGTGGCCGCCGCCATCCTCACGGAGCGCGGCTACGAGGTCGTGGGCAGCATGCTGCGCTTCTGGCCGGACGACAAGCCGACCGGCGCGTTCGACCTGTGCTGCAGTCCGGACGCGGCCTACGACGCGCGCAGGATCGCCGATGGCTTGGACGTACCGTTCTACCTTCTCGACTTCCGCGACACGTTCCAGGAGATCGTCATCGACCCGTTCGTGCCGACCTACGAGGCGGGCAGCACGCCCAACCCGTGCGTGTGGTGCAACCGCCACATCAAGTTCGGCGCCTTCGTGGCTCGCGCGCAGGCGCTCGGCTGCGAGTTCATGGCCACCGGCCATTTCGTCAGGCGTGTGGACGGCGCGCACGGTCCCGAGCTGCACCGCGGCCTGGACGACGACAAGGACCAGACCTACTTCCTCTGGGCGCTGCCGCGCGGCATCCTCAAGTACCTGCTCTTCCCGCTCGGGGAGCTCACCAAGGCGCAGGTCCGCGCCATGGCCGCGGAGCGCAGCATGCGTACGGCGCAGAAGAAGAGCTCCTCGGGCCTATGCTTCGTGCCCACGACGGTGAAGGCGTACCTGGACGAGGCCACCAAGGCCAGGCCGGGACCGATAGTCGACGCCTCCGACGGCCACGCCGTGGTCGGCGAGCACCGGGGCGTCGTCTACTACACCATCGGGCAGAAGAAGGGCCTCGGCCTCTACAAGTCGCACGTGGAGCGCTACGTCATCGACCTCCTGGCCGAGACCAACGAGGTCGTGGTCGGCACGCGCGAGATGTGCCGTTGGCGCGGCCTCGAGGCCAACCGCCGCAACTTCCTCACGCCCGACGAGCACATGCCGCGAAGGGTGGAGGCGCAAGTGCGCTATCGCCAGAAGCCGGAACCGGCCACGCTCACGCTCCTGGACGGCGATGCCTTCCGCCTGGATTTCGACGACCCGCAGTTCGCCGTCGCCAAGGGCCAGAGCGCCGTCATCTACGTTGGAGACAGGCTCCTGGGTGGCGGGGTCATCACGGCGCGCTCGGTCTGA